One window of Cohnella hashimotonis genomic DNA carries:
- a CDS encoding HupE/UreJ family protein, whose translation MSKRRAGRRSAWIAAIALFAMLPFGGAASAHAYSAGYSTLTIAKSEIRLEYAIDELSVIEWAGGDANDDKMLDQAEFEAVKDSFAAILEKHLALKTGGTELPWSSIENYRLERKGDASDVILDLIYPALSEDGTISLSDKLYVDDQKTNYVDLLTVNYGSSQSTAALSGKDRTWSLRMTDEEYASLPADLQQQTTQSAEQAEPDSAANAPVPEEGAAAHGTGTATSGWFSFFKLGMNHILGGYDHLLFLFSLIIARQTFKQYAAMITAFTVAHSITLTLTVLGWISVPGSIVEPLIALSICYVAVDNMLRANVRYRWVLTFLFGLVHGMGFADILVEMNLPRASLGVDLASFNLGIEAVQLGLIAICLPLLYALHRYRHEKRIVYAASSLALLLGGIWLFERTFG comes from the coding sequence ATGAGCAAACGAAGAGCAGGCCGGAGAAGCGCCTGGATCGCCGCGATCGCCTTGTTCGCTATGCTGCCGTTCGGCGGCGCAGCCTCCGCGCATGCCTACAGCGCGGGCTATTCGACGCTGACGATCGCGAAGTCGGAGATCCGGCTGGAATATGCCATCGACGAGCTGTCCGTGATCGAGTGGGCCGGCGGAGACGCGAATGACGACAAGATGCTCGATCAGGCGGAGTTCGAGGCGGTGAAGGATTCCTTTGCAGCCATACTGGAGAAGCATCTCGCGCTCAAGACCGGCGGCACCGAGCTGCCATGGTCGAGCATTGAAAACTATCGGCTAGAACGGAAAGGGGATGCGTCCGACGTCATTCTGGATCTCATATACCCCGCGTTGTCCGAAGACGGCACCATCTCGCTGTCGGACAAGCTGTACGTCGACGACCAGAAAACGAATTACGTCGACCTGCTGACGGTTAACTACGGATCGAGCCAGAGTACCGCGGCGCTGTCGGGCAAGGACCGAACCTGGTCTCTTCGAATGACGGACGAGGAGTATGCGTCGCTTCCCGCGGACCTGCAGCAGCAGACAACGCAAAGCGCCGAACAGGCGGAACCGGATTCTGCCGCAAATGCCCCGGTGCCGGAGGAAGGCGCAGCAGCCCATGGCACGGGCACCGCAACGTCGGGCTGGTTCAGCTTTTTCAAGCTGGGGATGAATCATATTTTAGGCGGATACGATCATCTCCTCTTCCTGTTCTCGCTCATCATCGCCCGGCAAACCTTCAAGCAGTATGCGGCCATGATTACGGCCTTCACCGTTGCGCACAGCATTACGCTCACGCTGACGGTGCTCGGATGGATCTCCGTGCCGGGCAGCATCGTTGAGCCGCTGATCGCGCTCAGCATCTGCTATGTGGCCGTCGACAATATGCTCCGCGCCAATGTGCGCTACCGCTGGGTGCTGACTTTTCTTTTCGGCTTGGTTCACGGCATGGGATTTGCGGACATTCTCGTCGAAATGAATTTGCCGCGAGCCAGCCTCGGCGTCGATCTGGCAAGCTTCAATCTCGGTATCGAAGCGGTGCAACTGGGCCTGATCGCCATCTGTCTGCCGCTGCTATACGCGCTGCATCGGTACAGACACGAAAAAAGAATCGTTTACGCGGCGTCGAGTCTGGCGCTGCTGCTCGGCGGCATCTGGCTGTTCGAGCGTACGTTCGGTTGA
- a CDS encoding sugar-binding transcriptional regulator — protein MNPETGGDRLARMIDTAKMYYELNYSQQEIAERLGISRPTVSRFLQQAKDEGYVRIQIVDPRESNDSLACGLERKFKLRKAVIVPVPQYEDNVVKKYIGEAAAAYLHETLEDGDTIGVTWGTTLYEVACRLRDRQLKDVRVVQLNGGVSHSETNTYAYEIVQLFGKAFHTVPYFIHLPAIVDHAIVRHTIEADRHIGRILELGRRANVAVITVGSPTDDSVLIKANYFTENDLALIKERGAGDLCSRYIDREGKLCSEELNQRTIGIELDDLRHKERSVLVAGGRKKAEGIYGALRGEYANVLITDQYTAQYLLER, from the coding sequence ATGAATCCAGAGACAGGCGGCGACCGACTGGCCCGCATGATCGATACGGCGAAGATGTATTACGAACTGAATTACAGCCAGCAGGAGATTGCCGAGCGGCTAGGGATCTCGCGGCCGACTGTGTCCCGCTTTCTTCAGCAGGCGAAGGACGAAGGCTACGTCCGCATTCAGATCGTCGACCCGCGCGAGAGCAACGACTCGCTCGCTTGCGGGCTGGAGCGCAAGTTCAAGCTGCGCAAGGCGGTTATCGTGCCCGTGCCTCAATACGAAGACAACGTCGTTAAAAAGTACATCGGCGAAGCGGCCGCCGCATACTTGCACGAAACGCTGGAGGACGGCGACACGATTGGCGTGACCTGGGGCACGACGCTCTACGAGGTGGCTTGCCGCCTGCGGGACCGGCAGCTCAAGGACGTGCGGGTTGTGCAGCTTAACGGCGGCGTCAGCCATTCGGAGACGAACACGTATGCTTACGAGATCGTCCAGCTGTTCGGCAAAGCCTTTCACACGGTACCGTATTTCATCCATCTGCCCGCCATCGTCGACCATGCGATCGTGCGTCACACGATCGAGGCGGACCGGCACATCGGCAGAATACTGGAGCTCGGCCGGCGCGCGAACGTAGCCGTGATCACCGTCGGTTCGCCGACCGACGATTCGGTGCTGATCAAGGCGAACTATTTTACGGAAAACGACCTGGCGTTGATCAAGGAGCGAGGCGCCGGCGACCTGTGCTCTCGTTACATCGATCGCGAAGGCAAGCTCTGCTCGGAGGAGTTGAACCAGCGGACGATCGGGATCGAACTCGACGATCTGAGGCACAAGGAGCGCTCGGTGCTCGTTGCGGGCGGGCGCAAGAAGGCCGAGGGCATTTACGGCGCTTTGCGAGGCGAATACGCCAATGTGCTGATTACGGATCAGTATACGGCCCAATACTTGTTGGAGAGATAA
- the deoC gene encoding deoxyribose-phosphate aldolase, with amino-acid sequence MTTNATNGTNPSSESLAAYIDHTALKPETSRDDIVRLCEEAKQHRFATVCVNPYWVKTAAGLLAGSGVGTTTVIGFPLGATSTFAKVAEARDAIAAGANEIDMVLNVGALKSGLYEDVQKDIARVAEACEDAAVLKVILETGLLSDEEKVKACELCVAAGADFVKTSTGFGPGGATADDIALMRRTVGPDLGVKASGGVRDAATARAMIAAGATRIGASASVAIVSGGKGEGY; translated from the coding sequence ATGACGACGAATGCGACAAACGGGACAAACCCTTCTTCCGAATCGCTGGCCGCCTATATTGACCATACCGCGCTCAAGCCGGAAACAAGCCGCGACGATATCGTTCGACTGTGCGAGGAAGCGAAGCAGCACCGGTTCGCGACTGTCTGCGTAAACCCGTATTGGGTTAAGACGGCGGCTGGCCTGCTTGCCGGATCCGGCGTAGGGACCACGACGGTGATTGGCTTCCCGCTGGGAGCGACCAGCACCTTTGCGAAAGTGGCGGAAGCCCGGGACGCGATCGCCGCGGGCGCGAACGAGATCGACATGGTGCTCAATGTCGGCGCGCTGAAGTCCGGGCTATACGAGGATGTTCAAAAAGACATCGCGCGCGTAGCCGAGGCTTGCGAAGACGCGGCGGTGCTTAAGGTCATTCTTGAGACGGGCCTGCTGTCCGATGAGGAAAAGGTAAAAGCATGCGAGCTCTGCGTCGCCGCCGGCGCGGACTTCGTCAAGACGTCGACGGGCTTTGGACCGGGCGGCGCGACGGCGGACGATATCGCCTTGATGCGGCGCACCGTAGGACCGGATCTCGGCGTGAAGGCGTCCGGCGGCGTTCGCGATGCCGCGACCGCGCGCGCGATGATCGCGGCCGGCGCCACGCGCATCGGCGCGAGCGCCAGCGTTGCGATCGTATCCGGCGGCAAGGGCGAAGGATACTGA
- a CDS encoding Rpn family recombination-promoting nuclease/putative transposase, giving the protein MRQTVILREDKEIYSPRTYVDLKADFAFKRMFGQPDGEAVLVAFLNALLGVANTETKITSASILNTDLEREHEGDKKAVLDLLARKDRGDLTHVEIQVTGSPHLGRRQLYYWSRIYAKQMEKGRPYSDLRRTISILISNVDVLPQTERYHSVFGLYEKQEHFPLTDVIELHVIELQKLLRRAAKSEADPWTEPEIRWLLLLGAVQGGEVQSKLMEKLEAIAMSGDLELLEAFGRWEDMSRDPKVWAKYEMWHKAMMDDAAYKAEMEQLLTAQARWESETKSLKSETESLKSEKEQMHARLLESGRTLLLNGMDATEVARLTGLSPEELEA; this is encoded by the coding sequence ATGCGGCAAACAGTTATACTGAGAGAAGACAAGGAAATTTATTCGCCTCGGACCTATGTAGATTTAAAGGCGGATTTTGCGTTTAAACGCATGTTCGGACAGCCGGACGGCGAAGCTGTGTTGGTTGCCTTCCTGAATGCTCTGCTGGGCGTGGCGAATACGGAGACGAAAATTACGTCGGCGAGCATTTTGAACACGGATCTTGAGCGGGAGCACGAAGGGGACAAAAAGGCTGTACTTGATCTTTTGGCACGGAAGGATCGGGGCGACTTAACCCACGTCGAGATACAAGTAACGGGCAGTCCGCATCTGGGTAGGCGGCAGCTCTATTACTGGAGCCGGATCTATGCTAAGCAGATGGAAAAAGGAAGGCCATATTCAGATTTGCGCCGCACAATATCCATTCTTATTTCGAATGTGGACGTGCTGCCTCAGACCGAGCGATATCACAGCGTGTTCGGACTTTACGAAAAACAGGAGCATTTCCCGCTCACCGACGTAATTGAGCTGCATGTCATCGAACTGCAGAAGCTGCTTCGACGGGCTGCGAAAAGCGAAGCGGATCCGTGGACCGAACCGGAGATACGATGGCTGCTGCTGCTTGGTGCAGTGCAGGGCGGGGAAGTGCAATCGAAGCTGATGGAAAAACTGGAGGCGATCGCGATGAGCGGGGATTTGGAGCTGCTGGAGGCGTTCGGGCGATGGGAGGACATGAGCCGCGACCCGAAGGTATGGGCCAAGTACGAGATGTGGCACAAGGCGATGATGGACGATGCGGCCTACAAGGCGGAGATGGAACAGTTGTTGACAGCACAGGCGCGGTGGGAGTCGGAAACCAAGAGCCTGAAGTCGGAAACCGAGAGCCTGAAGTCAGAAAAGGAACAGATGCATGCCCGGCTGCTGGAATCGGGTCGGACGCTGCTGCTTAACGGCATGGATGCAACCGAAGTTGCGCGCCTGACAGGCTTGTCGCCGGAAGAGCTGGAAGCCTAA
- a CDS encoding sensor histidine kinase — protein sequence MKLHLTNPLTRMKVKQQLILLFLLLVSPVFALNWYANARAEDILKQHVTSAYAELNKQNLALMNRDMDTVSRVMTTLIQHSLIQSLNPMSGETADRVRQYADADKLLSSYSMGMNGGEAVYYYLYAYDPNNRYEFAPTPSSKFKAVGGVYFYNDKQKPEWIDEILSKRGKGYLRIMNDLGSSSRPDTLAYVRAVYSTSQGNQVVGVLVATNINRKLVESMRTVSLPDKGEIYLTDYENRVLASSVGPIGDRLSLPAEMEAGDDFEGQSNVITDGYIYVQSYQYLAQQKLIYKIPTRSLLQQQNELKFVIQLISIVYFVFCIVVMAYFWRSLLTPLQRLAVFTRSYVPGKKVPEQAAIDRNDEVGVLMHSVYGMAGRLNSLIEDRYLLEIKQKESQLQLLYQQINPHLLYNTLESIYWKSTLEGQSESGEMIKELAQLMRIGLSRGRDLITLEEELAHAKAYTSLQQKRYEYGFSVAWEIDERTLANPIPKIVIQPLIENAILHGVRYMGEDGEIRVIARLTEDRVEISVEDNGYKETDYEAIGRMLEDKEGIEGAGYGIRNVQQRIRLQFGADYGLTYRPRKGGGTVARIVLPVQHEQ from the coding sequence TTGAAGCTTCATCTAACGAATCCGCTGACGAGAATGAAGGTCAAGCAGCAGCTGATTCTGTTGTTTCTGCTGCTGGTCAGTCCCGTGTTCGCGCTGAACTGGTACGCCAACGCGAGAGCCGAGGACATTCTGAAGCAGCATGTGACGAGCGCGTATGCGGAGCTGAACAAGCAGAACCTCGCGCTCATGAACCGTGACATGGACACGGTCAGCCGTGTCATGACGACGCTCATCCAGCATTCGCTCATTCAATCGCTGAACCCGATGAGCGGTGAGACCGCCGACCGGGTACGGCAGTACGCGGATGCCGATAAGCTGCTTTCCTCCTATTCGATGGGAATGAACGGTGGCGAAGCCGTCTATTATTACTTGTACGCCTACGATCCGAACAACCGGTACGAATTCGCGCCGACACCTTCTTCGAAGTTCAAGGCAGTGGGCGGCGTATACTTTTATAACGATAAGCAGAAGCCCGAATGGATCGACGAAATTCTGAGCAAACGGGGCAAAGGCTACCTTCGCATCATGAACGATCTGGGCTCTTCCTCCAGACCGGATACGCTTGCTTACGTGCGCGCCGTATACAGTACGAGCCAGGGCAATCAGGTCGTGGGCGTGCTGGTCGCCACGAACATCAACCGCAAGCTGGTCGAGTCGATGCGGACGGTCTCGCTGCCCGACAAGGGCGAGATTTACCTGACCGATTACGAAAACAGAGTGCTGGCGTCTTCGGTCGGCCCTATCGGAGATCGACTCTCGCTGCCGGCGGAGATGGAAGCGGGGGACGACTTCGAGGGTCAGTCCAACGTCATTACGGACGGTTATATTTACGTGCAGAGCTATCAATATCTCGCCCAGCAGAAGCTCATTTACAAGATTCCGACGCGCTCGCTGCTCCAGCAGCAGAACGAGCTGAAGTTCGTCATCCAGCTGATCTCCATCGTCTACTTCGTCTTTTGCATCGTCGTGATGGCGTATTTCTGGCGTTCTCTTCTGACGCCGCTTCAGCGTCTCGCCGTATTCACGCGGTCGTACGTGCCGGGGAAAAAGGTGCCCGAGCAGGCGGCGATCGATCGCAACGACGAGGTGGGGGTGCTCATGCACTCGGTTTACGGGATGGCAGGAAGGCTCAACTCGCTCATCGAGGACCGTTACCTGCTGGAGATCAAGCAGAAGGAGTCGCAGCTGCAGCTGCTCTACCAGCAGATCAATCCGCACCTGCTTTACAATACGCTAGAGAGCATTTACTGGAAAAGCACGCTTGAGGGGCAATCCGAGTCCGGCGAGATGATCAAGGAGCTGGCGCAATTGATGCGGATCGGGCTGAGCCGCGGACGCGACCTGATCACGCTCGAGGAGGAGCTGGCGCACGCGAAGGCGTATACGAGCCTGCAGCAGAAACGCTACGAGTACGGTTTTTCCGTAGCCTGGGAGATCGACGAGCGGACGCTAGCCAATCCGATCCCGAAAATCGTCATTCAGCCGTTGATCGAAAACGCAATTCTCCATGGTGTGCGTTATATGGGCGAGGATGGAGAAATCAGGGTCATTGCGAGGCTGACCGAAGATCGCGTGGAGATCAGCGTCGAAGACAACGGCTACAAGGAAACCGACTACGAGGCGATCGGACGTATGCTCGAAGATAAAGAGGGGATCGAGGGAGCGGGCTACGGTATCCGCAATGTGCAGCAGCGCATTCGCTTGCAGTTCGGCGCCGACTACGGCTTGACTTACAGGCCCCGCAAGGGCGGGGGGACGGTCGCACGCATCGTGCTGCCGGTCCAGCACGAACAATAA
- a CDS encoding response regulator, whose protein sequence is MYNILIVDDEPLICKGLGNLLQSSGLNIKEIFTAGSGHEALDYLRMEDIDLLVTDIQMGAMNGIELMHQAKIIKPWVQAIVISAHETFQYAQLAIKLGAKDYIIKPIKSEQFLDSVREVLLHMDKPAPAENDLLSQLREHFRMDTPAQPRTDRLNAVLSGVADMPEEAELAALELTGPYFAVIKVKLDPDHEQSGHRYGEGDEALLQYAALNIVNELLGKDWRYDAFYTPGLEVTVLIQWDDESFGDSSVDKINQLELIGRSLQHNIFKYLNLPCVVGISQILKGAAFLPALGEQARKAILWNREHKDHHVFYYGDFKWSLFGKEPTEEEWTEQNNQIVEKAMAYIQQNFAQKGLTLHEVAQRNHVSPNYLSYLFKKNTGFNLWEYVIKLRMEESKRLLQQTDLRRYEIAERVGYESPEHFSKIFKKYYGISPSELKK, encoded by the coding sequence ATGTACAACATATTGATCGTCGACGACGAACCGCTCATCTGCAAAGGTCTCGGCAACCTGCTGCAATCGTCGGGATTGAACATCAAGGAAATTTTCACGGCGGGCAGCGGTCACGAGGCGCTCGATTATTTGCGGATGGAAGATATCGATCTTCTGGTCACGGACATCCAGATGGGCGCAATGAACGGCATCGAGCTCATGCACCAGGCCAAGATCATCAAGCCTTGGGTGCAGGCGATCGTCATTTCCGCGCACGAGACGTTTCAGTATGCGCAGCTCGCGATCAAGCTGGGCGCCAAGGATTACATCATCAAGCCGATTAAAAGCGAGCAATTCCTCGACTCCGTGCGCGAGGTGCTGCTTCATATGGATAAGCCGGCGCCGGCGGAGAACGATTTGCTGTCCCAGCTGCGCGAGCATTTTCGGATGGATACGCCGGCGCAGCCGCGCACGGATCGCCTGAACGCCGTCTTGTCGGGCGTCGCCGATATGCCCGAAGAAGCGGAGCTGGCCGCGCTGGAGCTCACGGGTCCCTATTTCGCCGTCATCAAGGTCAAGCTTGATCCCGACCACGAGCAATCCGGCCACCGCTACGGCGAGGGCGACGAAGCGCTGCTTCAATATGCCGCGCTGAACATTGTGAACGAGCTGCTGGGCAAAGATTGGCGCTATGACGCCTTTTATACGCCCGGACTAGAGGTCACCGTGCTGATCCAATGGGACGATGAGAGCTTCGGCGACTCCAGCGTCGACAAGATCAACCAGCTCGAGCTGATCGGACGCAGCCTGCAACATAACATTTTCAAGTATCTGAATCTGCCCTGCGTCGTCGGCATCAGCCAGATTCTCAAGGGAGCCGCCTTCCTGCCGGCGCTCGGCGAACAGGCCCGCAAGGCGATTTTGTGGAATCGCGAGCACAAGGACCATCATGTGTTTTACTATGGGGACTTCAAGTGGAGCCTGTTCGGCAAGGAGCCGACCGAGGAAGAGTGGACGGAGCAGAACAATCAGATCGTGGAAAAGGCAATGGCCTACATTCAGCAAAATTTTGCGCAAAAAGGTCTGACGCTTCATGAGGTGGCACAGCGGAATCACGTCAGTCCGAACTATTTAAGCTACCTGTTCAAGAAAAATACCGGCTTCAACCTGTGGGAGTATGTCATCAAGCTCCGTATGGAGGAGAGCAAGCGCCTGCTGCAGCAGACCGATCTGCGCCGCTACGAGATCGCCGAGCGGGTAGGCTACGAATCGCCGGAACATTTTAGCAAAATATTCAAGAAATACTACGGAATCTCGCCGAGCGAGCTGAAGAAGTAA
- a CDS encoding carbohydrate ABC transporter permease has protein sequence MNQTTAVASPLGAEATKSRGRWRKHFWGYAFVLPAVVIFLLFLWLPIVKGIVFSFYHIDFVKGNSYVGLDNYKLIFKDPDVGTAVKNTLYYMFLCIVIGFWVPILFAISISELRRFQGFARIAAYLPYVVPVVVLYGLWRWLYDPVGPFNAALEKVGIEPISFMTDKSWSMISIVIMETWQQFGSAMLIYLAAILSIPRDWYEAAEIDGAGVWRRIWHITLPAIRNQIGLLLLLQLIGTSQGYQSQLAMLDGGPNNATLTYALYIVKYAFNSFNYGVASALGVLMFLVLGVLAVIQHRLSARGGNAA, from the coding sequence ATGAATCAGACAACCGCCGTAGCCAGTCCGCTTGGCGCGGAAGCGACCAAGTCACGGGGCCGATGGAGGAAGCACTTCTGGGGCTATGCCTTCGTGCTGCCGGCCGTCGTGATTTTCCTGCTGTTCCTGTGGCTGCCGATCGTCAAGGGGATCGTGTTCAGCTTCTACCACATCGACTTCGTGAAGGGCAATTCCTACGTCGGACTCGACAATTACAAGCTGATCTTCAAGGACCCGGACGTCGGGACCGCCGTGAAGAACACCTTGTACTATATGTTTTTGTGTATCGTCATCGGATTTTGGGTGCCGATCCTGTTCGCCATCTCGATCTCCGAGCTGAGGCGCTTTCAGGGTTTCGCGCGGATCGCGGCCTATCTGCCTTACGTCGTGCCGGTCGTCGTGCTTTACGGTCTGTGGCGCTGGCTGTACGATCCGGTCGGCCCGTTCAACGCGGCGCTCGAAAAGGTGGGCATCGAACCGATCAGCTTCATGACCGACAAGAGCTGGTCGATGATCTCGATCGTCATCATGGAGACATGGCAGCAGTTCGGATCCGCGATGCTCATCTACCTCGCTGCCATCCTAAGCATTCCCCGCGACTGGTACGAGGCTGCCGAGATCGACGGGGCCGGCGTCTGGCGACGCATCTGGCACATCACGCTGCCGGCGATCCGCAATCAGATCGGCCTGCTGCTCCTGCTGCAGCTGATCGGCACCTCCCAGGGCTACCAATCGCAGCTCGCCATGCTCGACGGAGGCCCGAACAACGCCACGCTGACCTATGCGCTCTATATCGTCAAGTATGCGTTCAACAGCTTTAATTACGGCGTCGCTTCCGCCCTCGGGGTGCTCATGTTCCTCGTTCTCGGCGTGCTGGCCGTCATCCAGCACCGGCTGTCAGCCAGAGGAGGGAATGCGGCATGA
- a CDS encoding carbohydrate ABC transporter permease: MKNAERGIVSSYDMKKPLNKAVYILMCVVVAVMCVSMLYPIATALFNGLKANVEVNSFPPHFLPQEWHFDNYKKGWGFIDLPLYLRNTMLIFVGNMVVTVVVIGFAAFSLSRLDWPYRKAVYYFFLATLFIPPTTYIIPNFINLRDLHLMNTFWAFWLPAGANAFYLLLLKSFFDGINQELFEAFRVDGASEPRVFWQLAFPLSVPIFATLAIFVFATSWNDWFWPSMVMGGEHYPLATAIKKFVIDARRLDLNIRFAILTMIMIPPIVIFLVFQRFIVRGLHLGGVKG, from the coding sequence ATGAAAAACGCGGAACGCGGCATCGTTTCCAGTTACGATATGAAGAAGCCGCTGAACAAAGCGGTATACATCCTGATGTGCGTCGTCGTCGCCGTCATGTGCGTCAGCATGCTGTATCCGATCGCGACCGCCTTGTTCAACGGGCTCAAGGCCAATGTCGAAGTGAACTCCTTTCCGCCGCACTTCCTGCCGCAGGAATGGCATTTCGACAATTACAAGAAGGGCTGGGGCTTTATCGACCTCCCGCTATATTTGAGGAATACGATGCTGATCTTCGTCGGCAATATGGTCGTCACCGTCGTCGTCATCGGGTTCGCGGCGTTCAGCCTGTCGCGGCTGGATTGGCCGTACCGCAAGGCTGTCTACTATTTTTTCCTGGCGACGCTGTTCATCCCGCCGACGACGTATATCATCCCTAACTTCATCAACCTGCGCGATTTGCATCTGATGAACACATTCTGGGCGTTCTGGCTGCCGGCCGGGGCCAATGCGTTTTACCTGCTGCTGCTTAAGAGCTTCTTCGACGGCATCAACCAGGAGCTGTTCGAGGCGTTCCGCGTCGACGGCGCATCCGAGCCGCGCGTCTTCTGGCAGCTCGCCTTCCCGCTGTCCGTGCCGATTTTTGCGACGCTGGCCATTTTCGTCTTCGCCACGTCCTGGAACGACTGGTTCTGGCCGAGCATGGTCATGGGCGGAGAGCATTACCCGCTCGCGACCGCGATCAAGAAGTTCGTCATCGACGCGCGTCGGCTCGACCTCAATATCCGCTTCGCCATCCTGACGATGATCATGATCCCGCCGATCGTAATCTTCCTGGTGTTCCAGCGCTTCATCGTGCGAGGTCTGCATCTGGGCGGGGTCAAAGGCTAA
- a CDS encoding ABC transporter substrate-binding protein — protein sequence MRKTSITLATLAASALLLSACGGNNNNNASSSSSAAPASSSAAPSTEASGSPSAAPADDLTQKKVTISIYYPTPDLVEKRALEDDKIKRFNEVYPNVTIVKSDWQYNPNEIGMKMGAGEAPTLFNTYATEGKFLAEKGWAADITDLFNAYQYKDQMNPILQDQFILGDKVYGIAQQGYVTGTVVNKKLLDDKGVAVPSYDWTWDDMLKTAQGVADPGKGIAGIAPMGKGNEAGWNWTNFLFEAGGEIQNVADGKVTSAFNSDAGVKAMDFYNKLAWEAKAIPKDWALGWGDAVGAFAQGRTAMVIAGPDGPVDQALNQGGMKPEDVLVYPMPAAQAGGKHTGVLGGDFLVINPNATKDEQAIAFQYAVFDYFSDKGLASVEENIQARKKDNKYFIPPVIQYFKDDSEYGKKVRDVYAKYDNVYQYNADSQALLDGKPEAQYNTQDYYATMTNVIQEVFSKKGTDVKAQLDAAAKTMQSKFYDAIKPE from the coding sequence ATGCGCAAGACTTCAATAACCCTGGCCACGCTGGCCGCCTCGGCACTGCTGCTGTCCGCTTGCGGCGGCAATAACAACAACAATGCTTCGAGTTCCTCGTCCGCCGCGCCGGCTTCGTCCTCGGCCGCGCCTTCCACGGAAGCCAGCGGCAGCCCGAGCGCCGCGCCCGCCGATGACCTTACGCAAAAGAAAGTGACGATCAGCATCTACTACCCGACGCCGGACCTCGTGGAGAAGCGCGCGCTCGAAGACGACAAGATCAAGCGTTTCAACGAAGTTTATCCGAACGTCACGATCGTCAAGAGCGACTGGCAGTACAACCCCAACGAGATCGGCATGAAGATGGGCGCTGGCGAAGCGCCGACCCTGTTCAACACGTACGCCACCGAAGGCAAGTTCCTCGCCGAAAAAGGCTGGGCGGCCGACATTACGGACCTGTTCAACGCCTACCAATATAAGGACCAGATGAACCCGATCCTCCAGGATCAATTCATTCTCGGCGACAAAGTATACGGCATCGCGCAGCAGGGCTACGTGACCGGCACCGTCGTCAACAAGAAGCTGCTTGATGACAAGGGCGTGGCCGTACCGTCCTACGACTGGACGTGGGACGACATGCTGAAGACGGCGCAGGGCGTCGCCGATCCGGGCAAGGGCATCGCGGGCATCGCGCCGATGGGCAAGGGCAACGAGGCCGGCTGGAACTGGACCAACTTCCTGTTCGAAGCGGGCGGCGAGATCCAGAACGTCGCGGACGGCAAGGTTACTTCGGCGTTCAATAGCGACGCAGGCGTTAAAGCGATGGACTTCTACAACAAGCTGGCATGGGAAGCCAAGGCGATTCCGAAGGATTGGGCGCTCGGATGGGGCGATGCCGTAGGCGCATTCGCGCAAGGACGCACGGCCATGGTCATCGCAGGTCCGGACGGTCCCGTCGACCAGGCGTTGAATCAAGGCGGCATGAAGCCGGAGGATGTGCTCGTGTACCCGATGCCGGCAGCCCAAGCAGGCGGCAAGCACACCGGCGTACTCGGCGGCGACTTCCTCGTCATCAACCCGAACGCCACCAAGGATGAGCAGGCGATCGCGTTCCAATACGCCGTGTTCGACTACTTCTCCGACAAAGGCCTCGCTTCCGTCGAAGAGAACATCCAGGCGCGCAAGAAGGACAACAAGTACTTCATTCCGCCGGTCATCCAGTACTTCAAGGACGACTCCGAATACGGCAAAAAGGTCCGCGACGTCTACGCCAAGTACGACAACGTCTACCAATACAACGCGGATTCCCAGGCGCTGCTCGACGGCAAGCCGGAAGCGCAGTACAACACGCAGGACTACTACGCCACGATGACCAACGTCATCCAGGAAGTGTTCTCCAAGAAGGGCACCGATGTCAAAGCTCAGCTTGACGCCGCTGCCAAGACGATGCAATCCAAGTTCTACGACGCCATCAAGCCTGAATAA